Proteins encoded by one window of Massilia sp. NR 4-1:
- the secD gene encoding protein translocase subunit SecD, with protein sequence MNRYPVWKYIIIAVAVLFGALYTAPNYFGESPALQITSGKSTVKVNSDTAARVEAVLKQENIPNNGVSLDVGTSHSVRARFADTDSQFKARLALEKGLNPDPADQAYIVTVNLMPNTPQWMQKLHALPMFLGLDLRGGVHFLMQVDTKAALTKRVQGFQAAIRSELRDKSVRHAGIDRVGNTVEIKFREEETRKKAKGVLSGQMPDLAFAEAADGADLKLVASLKPAALKETLDNGVKQNIATLQNRVNELGVSEPIIQQQGADRIVVQLPGVQDVARAKSIIGRTATLEVRMVDDTITPGTELNASIPYNSELFTSGKNTPVVLTKDVVLSGDYISSATASLDENHQPAVSIDLNGDGGRKMRDATRERVGKRMAIVLFEKGKPEVLSVATIQSELGSRFRITGMGSMENSAELALLLRSGALYAPMEAIEERTIGPQLGAENVTKGLHSTMYGFAAIAVFMIAYYMMFGFFSVLALAVNVLLLVAILSVMQATLTLPGIAAIALALGMAIDANVLINERVREELRAGASAQAAISAGFDRAWATILDSNVTTLIVGLALLVFGSGAVRGFAVVHCLGILTSMFSAVFVSRGVVNLWYGRKKKLQSLSIGTVWVPDQAKAK encoded by the coding sequence ATGAATCGCTACCCTGTCTGGAAATACATCATCATCGCCGTGGCCGTGCTTTTCGGCGCACTGTACACGGCGCCGAACTACTTCGGCGAATCGCCTGCACTGCAAATCACGAGCGGCAAATCCACCGTCAAGGTGAACAGCGATACCGCTGCCCGCGTGGAAGCGGTCCTCAAGCAGGAAAATATCCCGAACAATGGCGTCAGCCTCGACGTCGGCACCAGCCACTCCGTGCGTGCCCGCTTCGCTGACACCGACAGCCAGTTCAAGGCCCGTCTGGCCCTGGAAAAAGGCTTGAACCCCGATCCGGCCGACCAGGCTTACATCGTCACCGTCAACCTGATGCCGAACACCCCGCAATGGATGCAGAAACTGCATGCCCTGCCGATGTTCCTGGGCCTGGACCTGCGCGGCGGCGTGCACTTCCTGATGCAGGTCGATACCAAGGCGGCGCTGACCAAGCGCGTGCAAGGCTTCCAGGCGGCTATCCGCTCCGAGCTGCGCGACAAGAGCGTGCGCCACGCCGGCATCGACCGCGTCGGCAACACTGTCGAGATCAAGTTCCGCGAAGAGGAAACCCGCAAGAAGGCCAAGGGCGTGCTGTCCGGCCAGATGCCGGACCTGGCCTTCGCCGAAGCCGCCGATGGCGCCGACCTGAAACTGGTCGCCAGCCTGAAGCCGGCCGCCCTGAAAGAAACGCTGGACAACGGCGTCAAGCAAAACATCGCCACCCTGCAGAACCGCGTCAATGAACTGGGCGTGAGCGAACCGATCATCCAGCAGCAGGGCGCCGACCGCATCGTGGTGCAGCTGCCGGGTGTGCAGGACGTGGCGCGTGCCAAGTCCATCATCGGCCGCACCGCCACCCTGGAAGTGCGCATGGTGGACGACACCATCACCCCGGGCACGGAGCTGAATGCCTCCATCCCGTACAACTCCGAACTGTTCACCTCCGGTAAGAACACGCCGGTCGTGCTGACCAAGGACGTGGTGCTGAGCGGCGACTACATCTCCAGCGCCACCGCCAGCCTGGACGAAAACCACCAGCCAGCCGTCAGCATCGACCTGAATGGCGACGGCGGCCGCAAGATGCGCGACGCCACCCGCGAACGCGTGGGCAAGCGCATGGCCATCGTGCTGTTCGAGAAGGGCAAGCCGGAAGTGCTGTCCGTGGCGACCATCCAGAGCGAACTGGGTAGCCGCTTCCGCATCACCGGCATGGGCTCGATGGAAAACTCCGCCGAACTGGCCCTGCTGCTGCGCTCCGGCGCGCTGTACGCGCCGATGGAAGCCATCGAAGAACGCACCATCGGCCCGCAGCTGGGCGCCGAGAACGTGACCAAGGGTCTGCACTCGACGATGTACGGCTTTGCCGCCATCGCCGTGTTCATGATCGCCTACTACATGATGTTCGGCTTCTTCAGCGTGCTGGCGCTGGCCGTCAACGTGCTGCTGCTGGTGGCCATCCTGTCGGTGATGCAGGCCACGCTGACCCTGCCGGGTATCGCCGCTATCGCGCTGGCCCTGGGTATGGCGATCGACGCCAACGTGCTGATTAACGAACGTGTGCGCGAAGAGCTGCGTGCCGGTGCTTCGGCGCAGGCGGCCATCTCGGCCGGTTTCGACCGCGCCTGGGCCACGATTCTGGACTCGAACGTGACCACCCTGATCGTCGGTCTGGCCCTGCTGGTCTTCGGCTCCGGCGCCGTGCGCGGCTTCGCCGTGGTGCACTGCCTGGGTATCCTGACCTCCATGTTCTCCGCCGTCTTCGTGTCGCGCGGCGTGGTCAACCTGTGGTACGGCCGCAAGAAGAAACTGCAGTCGCTCTCCATCGGCACGGTCTGGGTTCCAGACCAGGCCAAGGCGAAGTAA
- the secF gene encoding protein translocase subunit SecF, whose amino-acid sequence MEFFRIKKDIPFMRHALIFNVVSALTFVAAVFFLATKGLHLSVEFKGGTVMEVKYPKAANLDAIRHTLETLGYEQPEVTSFDTARDAMIRLPITPGASSSDTSQKVFQALCKAENGSTKQLDKVTDKGEHLTKIGCVDAAGNESVMLQKVEFIGPQVGGELAQNGLNALVMVIVGVMIYLAIRFEWKYAVAAIVANLHDVVIILGFFAFFQWEFSLTVLAAVLAVLGYSVNESVVIFDRIRENFRKQRKASVHEVIDNAITSTISRTIITHGCTQMMVLSMLFLGGPTLHFFAIALTIGICFGIYSSVFVAAAVAMWLGVKREDLIKPIKEKDETDGAVV is encoded by the coding sequence ATGGAATTTTTCCGCATTAAAAAAGACATCCCCTTCATGCGCCACGCGTTGATCTTCAACGTGGTCTCGGCGCTGACCTTCGTGGCGGCGGTGTTCTTCCTGGCGACCAAGGGCCTGCACCTGTCGGTCGAGTTCAAGGGCGGCACCGTGATGGAGGTGAAATATCCGAAGGCGGCCAATCTGGACGCCATCCGTCACACGCTGGAAACGCTGGGCTATGAACAGCCCGAAGTGACCAGCTTCGATACCGCGCGCGACGCCATGATCCGCCTGCCAATCACGCCGGGCGCCAGCAGCTCCGACACCTCGCAAAAGGTTTTCCAGGCGCTGTGCAAGGCTGAAAACGGCAGCACCAAGCAGCTCGACAAGGTGACCGACAAGGGCGAACACCTGACCAAGATCGGTTGCGTGGACGCCGCGGGCAACGAGTCGGTGATGCTGCAGAAGGTCGAGTTCATTGGCCCGCAGGTGGGCGGCGAGCTGGCGCAGAACGGCTTGAACGCGCTGGTGATGGTGATTGTCGGCGTGATGATCTACCTCGCCATCCGCTTCGAATGGAAGTACGCGGTGGCGGCGATTGTCGCGAACTTGCACGACGTGGTGATCATTCTCGGCTTCTTCGCCTTCTTCCAGTGGGAATTCTCGCTGACCGTGCTGGCCGCGGTGCTGGCGGTGCTGGGCTACTCGGTCAACGAATCGGTGGTTATCTTCGACCGTATCCGCGAAAACTTCCGCAAGCAGCGCAAGGCATCGGTGCATGAAGTGATCGACAACGCGATCACCAGCACCATCTCGCGTACCATCATCACCCACGGCTGTACCCAGATGATGGTGCTGTCGATGCTCTTCCTCGGCGGCCCGACCCTGCACTTCTTCGCCATTGCGCTGACCATCGGCATCTGCTTCGGCATTTACTCCTCGGTCTTCGTGGCCGCCGCCGTCGCCATGTGGCTGGGCGTCAAGCGCGAAGACCTGATCAAGCCGATCAAGGAAAAAGACGAAACCGACGGCGCCGTTGTCTAA
- a CDS encoding ORF6N domain-containing protein, which translates to MRSESHTLGEHADLPPLDTITQRIILLRGQKVLVDADLATLYAIPTKRFNEQVKRNIRRFPPDFMFQLQEDEFAVLRSHFATSNVSSERRGGRRYLPFCFTEHGAIMAAMVMNSPRAIEVSVCVVRAFVQLREWMASNQELALKLNELERKTDLAIQRQHHFEHETYRQIQQILEAIRELMAPPPLEKKRPIGFITPEDKT; encoded by the coding sequence ATGCGAAGTGAAAGCCACACTCTTGGCGAGCATGCGGATCTGCCACCTCTCGACACCATTACTCAACGGATTATCCTGCTGCGCGGTCAGAAAGTTCTAGTCGATGCAGATTTGGCCACTTTATATGCCATACCCACAAAACGCTTCAACGAACAGGTCAAGCGGAACATCCGCCGCTTCCCGCCGGACTTCATGTTTCAACTACAAGAAGATGAGTTCGCTGTTTTGAGGTCGCATTTTGCGACCTCAAACGTCTCATCGGAACGGCGCGGCGGACGGCGGTATCTTCCCTTCTGCTTTACTGAGCATGGCGCCATCATGGCTGCCATGGTGATGAATAGCCCTCGTGCGATTGAAGTATCGGTGTGTGTTGTACGCGCCTTTGTGCAACTGCGCGAGTGGATGGCTTCGAATCAAGAGCTCGCGCTGAAGCTAAACGAACTGGAGCGGAAAACCGATCTGGCAATACAGCGGCAACATCATTTCGAACATGAAACTTACCGCCAGATCCAGCAGATATTGGAGGCAATACGTGAACTGATGGCCCCTCCTCCCCTTGAGAAAAAACGGCCTATCGGTTTCATCACGCCAGAAGACAAGACATAA
- a CDS encoding YafY family protein — MSRTGRLFQLMDVLRGKRRPVTAAVLAEKLGVSERTIYRDMQTLAELGAPLQGEAGVGYLLRAGFFMPPLMFSPDELEALVLGARWVRQQGDAGLAQAANNALAKIATATPKDLRDDMAETSLWVPLFPDSAGLDPFMPPVREAIRRQHKLRIAYSDEKGKASERVVWPFALAFFQGLRVLAAWCEMRQALRHFRIDRISAAEPLAECYPTPRHTLLKRWREENNIPPQDY, encoded by the coding sequence ATGAGCCGTACCGGCCGATTGTTTCAGCTGATGGACGTCTTGCGCGGCAAGCGCCGCCCGGTGACGGCGGCGGTGCTGGCAGAGAAGCTGGGCGTGTCTGAGCGTACCATCTACCGCGATATGCAGACCCTGGCCGAACTGGGCGCGCCGCTGCAGGGCGAGGCGGGCGTCGGCTATCTGCTGCGTGCCGGATTTTTCATGCCGCCGCTGATGTTCAGTCCCGATGAGCTGGAGGCGCTGGTGCTGGGCGCGCGCTGGGTGCGCCAGCAGGGCGATGCGGGCTTGGCGCAGGCGGCCAATAATGCACTGGCCAAGATCGCTACCGCCACGCCCAAGGACCTGCGCGACGATATGGCCGAAACCAGTCTCTGGGTGCCGCTGTTTCCCGACAGCGCGGGCCTGGACCCCTTCATGCCGCCGGTGCGCGAAGCGATCCGGCGCCAGCACAAGCTGCGCATCGCGTATAGCGACGAAAAGGGCAAGGCGTCCGAACGCGTGGTCTGGCCTTTTGCGCTGGCGTTTTTCCAGGGGCTGCGCGTGCTGGCGGCCTGGTGCGAAATGCGCCAGGCGCTGCGCCACTTCCGCATCGACCGCATCAGCGCCGCCGAGCCGCTGGCCGAGTGCTATCCGACGCCACGCCATACTCTGCTTAAGCGCTGGCGCGAAGAGAACAATATTCCGCCGCAAGACTACTGA
- a CDS encoding glutathione S-transferase family protein: MRLYHHPVSSNARRVLLTIAQLGIQVDSVELNLMDAEDRRRLGEVNPNSKVPVLEDEGFLLWESCAIMQYLADKTPGQTLYPQELKARADINRWLFWAAQHFSPAIGVFTWERVWKPLVTGGTADPAELKRGGEDLEQFATVLNQHLAGREWICGNGLTLADFAVAAPLMYRERAQLPIDNFPQLLAWLARVQQLDAWKQTEHVW, from the coding sequence ATGCGCCTCTACCACCATCCCGTATCCTCGAATGCCCGCCGCGTGCTGCTGACCATTGCCCAGCTCGGCATCCAGGTGGATAGCGTCGAGCTGAACCTGATGGATGCGGAAGACCGCCGCCGCCTGGGCGAGGTCAATCCGAACAGCAAGGTGCCGGTGCTGGAGGACGAGGGCTTTCTGCTGTGGGAGTCCTGCGCCATCATGCAATACCTGGCCGACAAGACGCCCGGCCAGACCCTGTATCCGCAGGAACTCAAGGCGCGCGCCGACATCAACCGCTGGCTGTTCTGGGCCGCCCAGCATTTCTCGCCCGCCATCGGTGTATTCACTTGGGAACGTGTGTGGAAACCGCTCGTCACCGGCGGCACAGCCGACCCGGCTGAGCTCAAGCGCGGCGGCGAGGATCTGGAACAGTTCGCCACCGTGCTGAACCAGCATCTGGCCGGCCGTGAATGGATCTGCGGCAATGGCCTGACCTTGGCCGACTTCGCCGTGGCCGCGCCGCTGATGTACCGCGAGCGTGCCCAGCTGCCTATCGACAACTTCCCGCAGCTGCTGGCCTGGCTTGCCCGCGTGCAGCAGCTCGATGCCTGGAAGCAAACGGAACATGTCTGGTAA
- a CDS encoding HDOD domain-containing protein, with translation MDRLDAFKSIAAQAGRGELAFPTNVAASVKLQQALSDPDCHTDTAAKLVQADPLLAARSVAIANSVAYNRSGNEIAGVRQAVQRLGVRTLQSLVAALIVRQLGSQIKDPGLQAMSRQLWEHTAHVAALAQVIARRVTHVDPDTAMFAGIVHEVGGFYMLSCADGDPSIMQGEPEEWVEHGEAQIGRGVLNKLVIPEAVMQAVEAMWDGLRALPPETLGDTLLLANDLAPVPSPLHSRPGATSPQAARTIDFAIGDGTLNAILTESAAEVHSLTTVLLL, from the coding sequence ATGGACAGACTGGACGCCTTTAAAAGCATCGCCGCCCAAGCGGGCCGCGGAGAGCTTGCTTTCCCCACGAATGTGGCCGCCTCGGTCAAGCTGCAGCAAGCGCTGAGCGACCCGGATTGCCATACCGATACCGCGGCCAAGCTGGTGCAGGCCGATCCCCTGTTGGCGGCGCGCAGCGTCGCCATCGCCAATTCCGTCGCCTACAACCGCTCCGGCAACGAGATCGCCGGCGTGCGCCAGGCCGTGCAGCGCCTCGGCGTGCGCACCCTGCAATCGCTGGTCGCGGCCCTGATCGTGCGCCAGCTCGGCAGCCAGATCAAGGATCCGGGCCTGCAGGCGATGTCCCGGCAGCTGTGGGAACACACGGCCCATGTGGCCGCGCTGGCCCAGGTCATCGCGCGCCGCGTCACCCATGTCGATCCCGATACGGCCATGTTCGCCGGCATCGTGCACGAGGTGGGCGGCTTCTATATGCTGTCCTGCGCCGACGGCGATCCATCCATCATGCAGGGCGAGCCGGAAGAGTGGGTCGAACACGGCGAAGCCCAGATCGGGCGTGGCGTGCTCAACAAGCTGGTCATCCCGGAAGCCGTGATGCAGGCGGTGGAAGCGATGTGGGATGGCCTGCGCGCCCTGCCGCCGGAAACCCTGGGCGACACCCTGCTGCTGGCCAACGACTTGGCGCCCGTACCCTCACCATTGCACAGCCGCCCCGGCGCCACCTCGCCGCAAGCGGCGCGCACCATCGACTTCGCCATCGGCGACGGCACCCTGAACGCCATCCTGACGGAATCGGCGGCCGAGGTGCATTCGCTGACCACGGTTTTGCTGCTGTAA
- a CDS encoding MarR family winged helix-turn-helix transcriptional regulator: MGNRYLKSIRLLAECMQAFERLSGEHVRQCGLTHAQFDIIATLGNTPGMSYKELGEKTLITKGTLTGVIERLEAKGLVERERSEDDKRSFFIRLTAEGERLFHEVFPRVVSQGGAVFAAYREEDFETLEKTLSGLKQTITAAGRKAD; the protein is encoded by the coding sequence ATGGGGAATCGATATTTGAAAAGCATCCGCTTGCTGGCCGAGTGCATGCAAGCTTTCGAGCGGCTGTCCGGCGAGCATGTGCGCCAGTGCGGCCTGACCCATGCGCAATTCGACATCATCGCCACCCTGGGCAACACGCCCGGCATGTCCTATAAAGAGCTGGGGGAGAAAACCCTGATCACCAAGGGCACGCTGACCGGCGTCATCGAACGCCTGGAAGCCAAGGGCCTGGTCGAGCGCGAGCGCAGCGAGGACGACAAGCGTTCCTTCTTCATCCGTCTGACGGCCGAGGGGGAGCGCCTGTTCCACGAGGTGTTCCCGCGCGTGGTGTCGCAAGGCGGCGCAGTGTTCGCGGCTTACCGCGAGGAAGATTTCGAAACCCTGGAAAAAACCCTGTCCGGACTCAAGCAGACGATCACGGCCGCCGGCCGTAAAGCTGACTGA
- a CDS encoding DMT family transporter: MSQHARGILALLLVTVVWGTTFPAMKDMTGYLSANWIVVSRFTLAGVLLSPFLLRARWKDLHYGFLAGLVLFFCYLFQVEGLALTTSNRNAFICGLNVLVPPLLGRLLGRKAEGRIVLALALAMAGLFALCWDGNLAWSRGDTLALLAALCFGVYILMMEVFSRKAERLMTLTAAQIWTVAICAGLWILLREVPRGQIDVHQDQLNYWAYVWQGLKLYSVNLIYLGVVATAAIISLQTWGQSHATANEAAVIYAFEPGCAAIFAYFWLGETLGWTGLLGAVLLISGMIVSQWNTTPRPTASLAPE; the protein is encoded by the coding sequence ATGTCTCAACACGCGCGCGGCATTCTGGCCCTCTTGCTGGTCACGGTGGTCTGGGGGACGACCTTCCCCGCCATGAAGGATATGACCGGCTATCTGTCGGCCAACTGGATCGTGGTCAGCCGCTTCACGCTGGCCGGCGTGCTGCTCTCGCCCTTCCTGCTGCGCGCCCGCTGGAAAGACCTGCATTACGGCTTCCTGGCGGGGCTGGTGCTGTTCTTCTGCTACCTGTTCCAGGTGGAAGGACTGGCCCTGACCACCTCCAACCGCAACGCCTTCATCTGCGGCCTGAACGTGCTGGTGCCGCCGCTGCTGGGCCGCCTGCTGGGCCGCAAGGCCGAGGGCCGCATCGTGCTGGCCCTGGCGCTGGCCATGGCCGGCCTGTTCGCCCTGTGCTGGGACGGCAATCTGGCCTGGAGCCGGGGCGACACCCTGGCCCTGCTGGCGGCGCTGTGCTTCGGCGTCTATATCCTGATGATGGAAGTCTTCTCGCGCAAAGCCGAGCGCCTGATGACCCTGACCGCGGCCCAGATCTGGACCGTGGCGATCTGCGCCGGCCTGTGGATCCTGCTGCGCGAAGTACCGCGCGGCCAGATCGACGTGCACCAGGACCAGCTCAATTACTGGGCCTATGTCTGGCAGGGGCTCAAGCTGTATAGCGTGAACCTGATCTACCTGGGCGTGGTGGCCACGGCCGCCATCATCTCGCTGCAAACCTGGGGGCAGAGCCATGCCACGGCCAACGAGGCGGCCGTGATCTATGCCTTCGAACCGGGCTGCGCCGCCATCTTTGCCTATTTCTGGCTGGGCGAGACCCTGGGCTGGACCGGCCTGCTTGGCGCGGTACTGTTGATCTCCGGTATGATAGTCAGCCAATGGAACACCACGCCGCGCCCCACTGCCTCGCTGGCGCCGGAATGA
- a CDS encoding GlxA family transcriptional regulator, with product MPNSFANLSQLTQAGPVRVLLVNAGEAEALSWSALVQPLRLAQRLLPDGLQLDVCSLAEAAQPLPEQHPGWQLALLVGEEGARDPDPGLCRAAIERCRQAAYWGAVGAGVLWLAEAGVVGGVRIALPWALYADTEDVPSRAVLIPQLYVIDGRHLSCCGGAASLDFSLTLIEALFGTALQAEIKEALCVERVRGPEERQRVALQARFGALQPKLSEAVTLMETNIEEPLSTDDVANLVGLSRRQLERLFKQYLGSLPSRYYLELRLRRARQLLRETNHSIVQVGLMCGFSSGSHFSTAFGALFGNTPREERQRKLAAS from the coding sequence GTGCCAAATTCATTCGCTAATCTCTCCCAGCTGACGCAGGCCGGCCCGGTGCGCGTGCTGCTGGTGAACGCGGGCGAGGCCGAGGCGCTGAGCTGGTCGGCCCTGGTGCAGCCCTTGCGCCTGGCACAGCGCCTGCTGCCGGACGGCTTGCAGCTCGATGTCTGCTCGCTGGCCGAGGCAGCCCAGCCGCTGCCGGAACAGCACCCCGGCTGGCAACTGGCCCTGCTGGTGGGCGAGGAGGGGGCGCGCGACCCCGATCCCGGACTGTGCCGCGCCGCCATCGAGCGCTGCCGCCAAGCCGCCTACTGGGGCGCCGTCGGTGCCGGCGTGCTGTGGCTGGCCGAAGCGGGCGTGGTGGGTGGCGTGCGTATCGCGCTGCCGTGGGCGTTGTATGCCGACACTGAAGACGTGCCCAGCCGCGCCGTCCTCATCCCCCAGCTGTATGTGATCGACGGCCGCCACCTGAGCTGCTGCGGCGGCGCCGCCAGCCTGGACTTCTCCCTGACCTTGATCGAAGCCCTGTTCGGCACCGCTCTGCAGGCCGAGATCAAGGAAGCGCTGTGCGTGGAACGCGTGCGCGGCCCCGAAGAGCGCCAGCGCGTGGCCTTGCAGGCCCGCTTCGGCGCCCTGCAGCCCAAGCTGTCGGAAGCGGTGACGCTGATGGAAACCAATATCGAGGAACCCCTGTCCACCGACGACGTCGCCAACCTGGTCGGCCTCTCGCGGCGCCAGCTCGAACGCCTGTTCAAGCAATACCTGGGCAGCCTACCCTCGCGCTACTACCTGGAGCTGCGCCTGCGCCGTGCCCGCCAATTACTACGCGAAACAAACCATTCCATCGTCCAAGTTGGCCTGATGTGTGGTTTTTCCTCCGGCTCGCACTTCTCCACCGCCTTCGGCGCCCTGTTCGGCAACACCCCGCGCGAAGAGCGCCAGCGCAAGCTCGCCGCCTCCTGA
- the astC gene encoding acetylornithine/succinylornithine family transaminase produces the protein MNAKLDSTVTTRPVTRQTFDDVLVPTYAPAAMVPVRASGLDLWDQNGKHYLDFTSGIAVASLGHCNPALVETLTQQANTLWHLGNGYTNEPVLRLALALTEATFADRAFFCNSGAEANEAALKLARKHAHTKFGAHKSRVVSCLNSFHGRTLFTVSVGGQAKYTEGFEPLPPSIDHIPYNDIEAARAAIGDDVCAVIVEPVQGEGGVMPGNPEYLRELRELCNKTGALLIFDEVQSGMGRTGALFAYQGYGVTPDVLTAAKALGNGYPIGAMLTTNELAQTLGVGTHGTTYGGNPMAASVALKVLETINQPAFLARVKEASVNLIAKLETLVKDYPNVFSAVRGSGLLLGVVVAEAFKGRSKDIQRAAEAQGLMVLIAGTDVLRLAPALIVSDAQIDEADRLLRLALNELTKPA, from the coding sequence ATGAATGCAAAGCTTGATTCGACTGTAACCACTCGCCCTGTTACCCGACAGACTTTTGACGACGTGCTCGTGCCGACCTACGCGCCTGCCGCGATGGTGCCGGTGCGCGCTTCGGGCCTGGACCTGTGGGACCAGAACGGCAAGCATTATCTGGACTTCACCTCGGGCATCGCCGTCGCTTCCCTCGGCCACTGCAACCCGGCCCTGGTCGAAACCCTGACCCAGCAGGCGAATACCCTGTGGCACCTGGGCAATGGCTACACCAATGAGCCGGTGCTGCGCCTGGCCCTGGCCCTGACCGAAGCGACCTTCGCCGACCGCGCCTTCTTCTGCAACTCCGGCGCCGAAGCCAACGAGGCGGCCCTGAAACTGGCGCGTAAGCACGCCCACACCAAATTCGGCGCGCACAAATCGCGCGTCGTGTCCTGCCTGAACTCCTTCCACGGCCGCACCCTGTTCACCGTGTCGGTGGGCGGCCAGGCCAAGTACACCGAAGGCTTCGAGCCGCTGCCGCCGTCGATCGATCACATTCCGTACAACGATATCGAAGCGGCGCGCGCCGCCATCGGCGACGATGTGTGCGCCGTGATCGTGGAGCCGGTGCAGGGCGAGGGCGGCGTGATGCCGGGCAATCCCGAATACCTGCGCGAGCTGCGCGAGCTGTGCAACAAGACCGGCGCCCTGCTGATCTTCGACGAAGTGCAGTCCGGCATGGGCCGTACCGGCGCGCTGTTCGCCTACCAGGGCTATGGCGTGACCCCGGACGTCCTGACCGCCGCCAAGGCGCTGGGCAATGGCTACCCGATCGGCGCCATGCTGACCACCAACGAGCTGGCCCAGACCCTGGGCGTGGGCACCCACGGCACCACCTACGGCGGCAACCCGATGGCCGCTTCCGTGGCGCTGAAAGTGCTGGAAACGATCAACCAGCCGGCCTTCCTGGCGCGCGTGAAGGAAGCCAGCGTCAATTTGATCGCCAAGCTGGAAACCCTGGTCAAGGATTATCCGAACGTGTTCTCCGCTGTGCGCGGCAGCGGCCTGCTGCTGGGCGTGGTGGTGGCCGAAGCCTTCAAGGGCCGTTCGAAAGACATCCAGCGCGCCGCCGAAGCGCAAGGCCTGATGGTGCTGATCGCCGGCACCGACGTGCTGCGCCTGGCGCCGGCCCTGATCGTTTCCGACGCCCAGATCGATGAAGCGGACCGCCTGCTGCGCCTGGCGCTGAACGAGCTGACCAAGCCAGCGTAA
- a CDS encoding arginine N-succinyltransferase, with the protein MYVVRPVELADIAALEALAAVTMPGVHTLPKTRDKIVQAVERSIASFAAHVDIPSEESYLFVLESVAEKQIVGTAAIFASAGSNGTYFSFRNDVIQQVSRDLNISHSVHALTLCSELTAYSQLSSFYVDERLKSRPEAALLSRARLLFAVLAPHRFGDRFFVPLAGVTDPDGGSPFWDALGRKFFKMDFLDAERVIGGARNRTLIVELMPHYPVYVPLLPGDAQAAMGQIHPSGELAFNLLTAEGFEADEYIDIFDGGPILQAHKHTLRTFNSSLTRRVQDVAPGETLDAVATYAIASRPGTAFRAVTIASPALENSETVGLPQYVQELLGVAEGDDVICVRI; encoded by the coding sequence ATGTATGTTGTCCGTCCGGTAGAACTTGCGGATATCGCCGCGCTCGAAGCGCTGGCCGCCGTCACCATGCCGGGTGTCCATACCCTGCCGAAAACGCGCGACAAGATCGTCCAGGCAGTGGAGCGCTCGATTGCCTCGTTCGCGGCGCATGTCGATATTCCCAGCGAAGAGTCTTACCTGTTTGTGCTGGAGTCGGTCGCGGAAAAACAGATCGTCGGCACCGCCGCCATCTTCGCCTCCGCCGGTTCCAACGGCACCTATTTCTCCTTCCGCAACGATGTCATCCAGCAGGTCTCGCGCGACCTGAACATCAGCCACAGCGTGCACGCGCTGACCCTGTGCTCGGAGCTGACCGCTTACTCCCAGCTTTCCAGTTTCTATGTCGACGAGCGCCTGAAAAGCCGGCCGGAAGCGGCCCTGCTGTCGCGCGCCCGCCTGCTGTTCGCGGTGCTGGCGCCGCACCGCTTCGGCGACCGCTTCTTCGTGCCGCTGGCCGGCGTCACCGATCCGGATGGCGGCTCGCCGTTCTGGGATGCGCTGGGCCGCAAATTCTTCAAGATGGATTTCCTCGACGCCGAACGCGTGATCGGCGGCGCGCGCAACCGCACCCTGATCGTCGAGCTGATGCCGCACTACCCGGTGTACGTGCCGCTGCTGCCGGGCGACGCCCAGGCGGCCATGGGCCAGATCCATCCATCGGGCGAACTGGCCTTCAATCTGCTGACGGCCGAAGGCTTCGAGGCCGACGAATACATCGACATCTTCGATGGCGGCCCGATCCTGCAGGCCCACAAGCATACGCTGCGCACCTTCAACTCCTCGCTGACGCGCCGCGTGCAGGACGTGGCACCGGGCGAAACCCTTGATGCCGTCGCCACCTATGCGATCGCCTCCCGCCCCGGCACGGCCTTCCGCGCCGTCACCATCGCCAGCCCGGCGCTGGAGAACAGCGAGACGGTCGGCCTGCCGCAGTATGTGCAGGAGCTGCTGGGCGTCGCCGAGGGCGACGATGTGATCTGCGTCCGCATTTAA